Proteins encoded together in one Ipomoea triloba cultivar NCNSP0323 chromosome 4, ASM357664v1 window:
- the LOC116015507 gene encoding serine/threonine-protein kinase-like protein At3g51990 has protein sequence MMGYLSCKAESSVSVSDSKKTHQVQEFTYSDLEAATNGFSDQKLLGRGSHGLVYKGVLRNGRLVAVKKSSRGSTNTPRLSSSSLPFDNGNEVENEIDILSKLQSPRLVNLVGFTSDDDHRRLLVVEFMANGTLYDALHADSRPPGWGRRVKMALQTAKAIETLHSASPPVIHRDIKSANVLIDRNFNARLGDFGLALRCQYNDFRFRSTPPAGTMGYLDPAYITPDNLSIKTDVFSFGILLLEIISGRKAIDVAYSPPSIVDWAIPLIRRGKLMAIFDPRIDPPKDPIVRKQLAVVAAKCVRSCRERRPSMKEIVECLGELSKVVPLHSWNGFANPCLMVETVGRPVGLRKVGEAQAQSFDAKFSKPLRNSRRVYSDLGSRNNLMELMAGSDFPARDDFVPKSSHKGSGLRCKSGNLVVKGNHSPLV, from the coding sequence ATGATGGGTTATCTTTCATGTAAAGCTGAATCATCCGTTTCAGTCTCGGATTCCAAGAAGACCCATCAAGTCCAGGAATTCACTTACAGTGATCTTGAAGCCGCCACTAATGGCTTCTCCGACCAGAAGCTTCTGGGGAGGGGCAGCCATGGGTTAGTCTACAAAGGGGTCCTCCGTAACGGCCGTTTAGTCGCCGTTAAGAAATCCTCCAGAGGCTCTACTAATACTCCCAGGCTCTCCTCTTCCTCGTTGCCGTTTGATAACGGTAACGAAGTGGAAAACGAAATCGATATTTTGTCGAAATTGCAGAGCCCCCGGCTGGTGAATCTCGTCGGATTTACCTCCGACGACGACCACCGCCGCCTTCTGGTGGTGGAGTTCATGGCGAATGGGACTCTCTACGACGCCCTCCACGCGGATTCTCGCCCGCCCGGGTGGGGGAGAAGGGTGAAAATGGCGCTCCAGACGGCAAAAGCAATCGAAACCCTCCATTCCGCCTCGCCGCCGGTGATTCACCGGGATATAAAGTCAGCGAACGTGTTAATAGACCGGAATTTCAACGCCCGGTTGGGCGATTTCGGGTTGGCATTGAGGTGCCAATATAATGATTTTAGGTTTAGGTCTACCCCTCCAGCTGGCACAATGGGGTATCTTGATCCAGCCTATATAACCCCAGATAACCTAAGCATCAAAACTGATGTTTTCAGTTTTGGGATTTTGTTACTTGAGATTATCAGTGGCAGAAAAGCCATTGATGTGGCTTATTCACCCCCTTCCATAGTAGATTGGGCTATTCCTTTGATTAGGAGAGGGAAACTCATGGCGATATTCGACCCGAGAATCGATCCTCCCAAAGATCCTATTGTGAGGAAGCAATTGGCTGTTGTGGCAGCCAAATGTGTGAGATCTTGCAGAGAAAGGAGGCCAAGTATGAAGGAGATTGTGGAATGTTTGGGTGAGTTAAGTAAAGTGGTTCCCCTTCATTCTTGGAATGGTTTTGCCAAtccttgtttgatggttgagacTGTGGGGAGACCAGTGGGGCTGAGAAAGGTGGGTGAAGCCCAAGCCCAGAGCTTTGATGCTAAATTCTCAAAGCCATTGAGGAATTCGCGGCGGGTTTACTCTGATTTGGGATCCAGGAATAATCTGATGGAGTTAATGGCTGGTTCTGATTTTCCAGCACGAGACGATTTCGTGCCCAAATCCTCACATAAGGGCTCTGGTTTGAGATGTAAAAGTGGGAATTTGGTTGTCAAGGGAAACCATTCACCATTGGTTTAG